Proteins encoded within one genomic window of Synechococcus sp. PCC 7335:
- the alaS gene encoding alanine--tRNA ligase, whose translation MSVTTSNSKSNSPQLPFLSGADIRKQFLSFYEARGHRILDSASLVPEDPTVLLTIAGMLPFKPIFLGQRSVEFDRATTSQKCIRTNDIENVGRTARHHTFFEMLGNFSFGDYFKAQAIAWAWELSTEIFKLPADRIVPSIFRDDDEAFAIWRDEIGIPENRIIRMGEADNFWKSGPTGPCGPCSELYYDFHPERGDDTIDLEDDTRFIEYYNLVFMQYNRDAEGNLEPLQAQNIDTGLGLERMAQILQGVPNNYETDLILPIIQAAAQIANLDYHQATDAQKVSLKVIGDHVRAVMHMVADGISASNVGRGYVLRRLIRRVVRHGRLLGIDRPFTTEVAERSIALTEDAYPAVRTRETAIKNELDREETQFLQTLARGEKRLADILAEQPKQVSGKDAFELYDTYGFPLELTQEIAEESGITVDTERFEIEMSQQRERSKAAHETIDLTVQSSLDTLAEQIDSTEFIGYQRLNSQSRVEAILINGESVDLAETGDDVQIVLDQTPFYAESGGQIGDRGYLSGDTVVIRIEDVKKEGAFFVHFGKVERGSLTVDSQVSAQIDRACRRRAQANHTATHLLQAALKSLVNESISQAGSLVDFDRLRFDFHCPQALTPEQLQQVEKQVNSWIAEAHDADVQTMPIAEAKAKGAVAMFGEKYGDEVRVIDYPGVSMELCGGTHVSNTAEIGVFKIISETGIAAGIRRIEAVAGPAVLDYLEVRDRIVRDLSARFKTKPEEISDRVTALQTELKNAQKDLAALKSELALAKSDQLLNKAEAIGGIPIIVANLEAVEADALKTAAERLLQKLGDGAVVLGSVPTEGKVSLVAAFSKPVISKGLQAGKFIGGIAKLTGGGGGGRPHFAQAGGRDATKLPEALEVAKDQIKEILNS comes from the coding sequence ATGTCTGTTACCACTTCAAACTCAAAGTCCAATTCTCCACAGCTTCCTTTCCTAAGCGGCGCCGACATACGCAAGCAGTTTTTGTCGTTCTATGAAGCTAGAGGCCACAGAATCCTCGATAGCGCGTCACTTGTGCCCGAAGATCCAACTGTGCTGCTAACGATCGCGGGTATGCTCCCTTTTAAGCCCATCTTCCTAGGTCAGCGCTCGGTAGAGTTTGATAGAGCAACCACCTCACAAAAGTGTATTCGCACCAACGATATCGAGAATGTTGGGCGCACCGCTCGCCATCATACGTTTTTTGAAATGCTAGGCAACTTCAGCTTTGGTGACTATTTCAAAGCGCAAGCAATAGCATGGGCTTGGGAACTTTCAACAGAGATCTTTAAGCTGCCTGCTGATCGCATTGTTCCTAGTATCTTTCGAGACGATGACGAAGCCTTTGCGATTTGGCGAGACGAAATTGGCATCCCCGAAAATCGGATCATTCGCATGGGCGAAGCAGATAACTTCTGGAAATCTGGTCCGACCGGCCCCTGCGGTCCCTGCTCAGAGCTTTACTATGACTTTCATCCTGAACGCGGCGACGATACTATCGATCTTGAAGACGACACCCGATTTATTGAGTACTACAACCTTGTCTTCATGCAGTACAATCGCGACGCAGAAGGTAATTTAGAACCCCTGCAGGCACAGAACATTGACACGGGTCTAGGGCTAGAGCGGATGGCTCAGATCTTGCAGGGCGTACCAAATAACTACGAGACTGATCTAATCTTGCCAATCATTCAGGCGGCAGCCCAGATCGCGAATCTCGACTACCACCAAGCAACTGATGCGCAGAAAGTATCACTGAAGGTGATTGGCGATCATGTGCGGGCGGTGATGCATATGGTCGCCGATGGGATTAGCGCCTCTAATGTGGGCAGAGGCTATGTGTTGCGCCGATTAATTCGCCGCGTGGTACGTCACGGTAGATTACTAGGCATTGATCGGCCTTTCACAACTGAAGTCGCTGAACGCTCAATAGCGCTTACTGAAGACGCTTATCCAGCAGTACGCACTCGTGAGACCGCAATCAAGAACGAGCTAGATAGAGAAGAGACCCAGTTTCTACAGACACTCGCTAGAGGTGAAAAGAGACTAGCCGATATCTTGGCAGAGCAGCCTAAGCAGGTGTCAGGTAAAGATGCGTTCGAGCTATATGACACCTATGGCTTTCCCTTAGAGTTGACGCAAGAAATTGCGGAAGAAAGTGGCATCACAGTAGATACTGAACGCTTTGAGATAGAGATGTCCCAACAGCGAGAGCGTTCAAAGGCAGCGCATGAAACAATTGACCTTACCGTTCAAAGCAGCTTGGACACGCTAGCTGAGCAGATTGACTCTACTGAGTTTATTGGTTATCAGCGTTTAAACAGTCAAAGTCGGGTAGAAGCGATCTTGATTAATGGAGAGTCGGTTGACCTAGCTGAAACCGGCGATGATGTGCAGATAGTCCTAGATCAAACGCCCTTCTATGCAGAGTCGGGGGGGCAGATTGGCGATCGCGGCTATCTATCGGGTGATACCGTTGTTATTCGCATCGAGGATGTGAAAAAGGAAGGGGCTTTCTTTGTCCACTTCGGTAAAGTTGAGCGCGGCAGTCTCACGGTTGATAGTCAAGTAAGCGCCCAGATCGATCGGGCTTGCCGTCGCCGTGCTCAGGCCAACCATACGGCCACTCACTTACTTCAGGCGGCATTAAAGAGTTTAGTGAATGAGTCAATTTCACAAGCAGGCTCTCTAGTTGATTTTGATCGGTTACGTTTCGACTTTCACTGTCCGCAGGCGCTAACACCAGAGCAGTTGCAGCAGGTAGAAAAACAGGTGAACAGCTGGATTGCCGAAGCTCATGACGCCGACGTGCAAACTATGCCGATCGCGGAAGCTAAGGCTAAAGGCGCAGTGGCGATGTTTGGTGAAAAATACGGCGATGAAGTACGGGTGATTGACTATCCTGGCGTTTCGATGGAGCTATGCGGCGGTACGCATGTGAGCAATACTGCTGAGATTGGCGTGTTTAAAATTATCTCTGAGACGGGTATCGCCGCTGGCATCAGACGTATCGAAGCAGTGGCCGGACCGGCGGTTTTAGACTACTTAGAAGTGCGCGATCGCATCGTTAGAGACCTTAGTGCCCGGTTCAAGACCAAGCCAGAAGAGATTAGCGATCGCGTCACTGCTCTACAAACCGAACTCAAAAATGCTCAGAAAGACCTAGCTGCGCTCAAGTCGGAACTAGCCCTGGCGAAATCTGATCAGCTTTTGAACAAGGCGGAAGCCATAGGCGGAATTCCAATCATTGTTGCGAATCTAGAGGCTGTAGAAGCTGATGCGCTAAAGACAGCCGCTGAAAGACTGCTGCAAAAGCTGGGCGATGGCGCCGTCGTGTTAGGGTCTGTTCCTACTGAGGGCAAAGTCAGTTTGGTCGCTGCTTTTAGTAAGCCAGTGATTAGTAAAGGGCTACAAGCAGGTAAGTTTATCGGTGGTATTGCCAAACTGACTGGCGGTGGTGGTGGTGGTCGGCCTCACTTTGCTCAGGCGGGTGGACGCGACGCAACAAAGCTACCTGAAGCTCTAGAAGTAGCTAAAGACCAGATAAAAGAGATACTCAATAGCTGA
- the petC gene encoding cytochrome b6-f complex iron-sulfur subunit, with the protein MDNALPLENPSLSRRQLMNFFTGSVVAATAGYALYPMGKFFISPKESNEGNGILARDQLGNPIPAGQILVEPPGTRALVAGIAGEPTYLLVQDNISLSKRGIVDNCTHLGCTFPWVPKGQEFQCPCHGSRYDQEGMVVRGPAPLPLKIVHVSVKDDAVWLHPWTEIDPRTGKKPWWV; encoded by the coding sequence ATGGATAATGCACTTCCTTTAGAAAACCCGTCTCTATCTCGGCGGCAGCTTATGAATTTTTTCACTGGGTCAGTGGTGGCTGCTACCGCAGGCTATGCTCTCTATCCCATGGGTAAATTCTTTATCTCACCAAAAGAGAGTAACGAAGGTAACGGTATTTTGGCTAGAGATCAGCTCGGAAATCCTATCCCAGCTGGTCAGATTTTGGTTGAACCGCCTGGTACCCGAGCTCTTGTCGCCGGGATAGCAGGAGAGCCTACCTACCTGCTGGTGCAAGACAATATCAGTCTTAGTAAGCGAGGTATCGTAGACAACTGTACGCATTTGGGCTGTACATTTCCCTGGGTCCCGAAAGGTCAGGAATTTCAATGTCCTTGTCATGGGTCCCGTTATGACCAAGAAGGTATGGTTGTAAGGGGACCTGCACCTTTGCCACTGAAAATTGTTCATGTGAGTGTGAAAGATGATGCCGTTTGGCTACATCCTTGGACTGAGATCGATCCTCGTACTGGGAAAAAGCCCTGGTGGGTTTAG
- a CDS encoding 2-isopropylmalate synthase: protein MTQLNSASPLSSNSESAESKPTKPEKDRVLIFDTTLRDGEQSPGATMNVAEKLAVARQLARLNVDIIEAGFPFASPGDFEAVRAIASEVGTPDGPTICGLARATTGDIEAAAKAVAPASKGRIHTFIATSDIHMKYKLKKSRSEVLAITKEMVGLASSFTSDVEFSPEDAGRSEPEFLYEVLEQAICAGATTLNIPDTVGYLTPGEFGDLIRGIRQNVPSIDQAVISVHGHNDLGLAVANFLEAVKAGARQLECTINGIGERAGNAALEELVMALHVRRQYFNPFFGLPKDSEAPLTNIRTQELYKSSRLVSNVTGMLVQPNKAIVGTNAFAHESGIHQDGVLKNRLTYEIMDAQLIGLNDNQIVLGKHSGRNAFRTRLKELGFDLGDQELNKAFLRFKDIADKKKEISDRDLEAIVNDETLQVAEHFKAELIQVSCGSNAQPTATITIRMPDGQELTDASIGTGPVDAIYRAINRIVDIPNDLIEYSVQSVTAGIDAMGEVTIRLRHDERIYSGHAANTDIVVASAYAYINALNRLYTAIQTGVSVHPQRGKVPAGTGV, encoded by the coding sequence ATGACCCAGCTAAATTCAGCTAGCCCACTATCTTCGAACTCAGAGTCTGCTGAGTCAAAGCCGACCAAACCAGAAAAAGATAGGGTGCTGATCTTTGACACCACGCTGCGTGATGGCGAGCAGTCTCCTGGTGCGACTATGAACGTAGCGGAGAAGCTAGCGGTTGCTAGACAGCTAGCTAGGCTGAATGTAGACATTATCGAAGCTGGATTTCCATTTGCTAGCCCCGGCGATTTTGAAGCTGTCCGGGCGATCGCTAGCGAAGTGGGTACGCCCGATGGCCCGACTATCTGCGGTCTAGCTAGAGCCACTACAGGAGATATCGAAGCTGCTGCCAAGGCAGTTGCACCTGCTAGTAAAGGTCGAATTCATACCTTTATTGCGACTTCAGATATTCACATGAAGTACAAACTCAAAAAGTCCCGTTCGGAGGTGCTAGCCATCACTAAAGAGATGGTGGGTCTAGCTAGCAGCTTCACTAGCGACGTGGAATTTTCTCCAGAAGATGCGGGTCGCAGCGAGCCTGAGTTTTTGTACGAAGTGTTAGAACAAGCTATCTGCGCGGGCGCAACGACGCTAAATATTCCAGATACTGTTGGCTATCTCACGCCAGGTGAATTCGGTGATCTGATTCGCGGCATTAGGCAAAACGTACCTAGTATCGATCAGGCAGTCATCTCAGTTCATGGCCATAATGATCTTGGCCTAGCTGTTGCCAACTTTTTAGAAGCGGTCAAAGCGGGTGCGCGACAATTGGAATGCACTATCAACGGTATTGGAGAACGCGCTGGTAACGCTGCTTTAGAAGAGCTAGTTATGGCTTTGCATGTGCGGCGACAGTATTTCAATCCTTTCTTTGGCCTACCCAAAGATTCTGAAGCGCCACTTACCAACATTAGAACTCAAGAACTCTATAAATCTTCTCGCTTAGTCTCAAATGTGACGGGTATGCTGGTGCAGCCTAACAAGGCCATCGTAGGTACCAATGCCTTTGCTCATGAGTCTGGTATTCACCAAGACGGTGTACTGAAGAACCGTTTGACCTATGAGATCATGGACGCGCAGCTGATTGGCCTAAACGATAATCAAATTGTCTTAGGCAAACACTCCGGCCGGAATGCATTTCGCACTCGTTTGAAAGAATTGGGATTTGACCTTGGCGACCAAGAGTTGAACAAAGCATTTCTACGGTTTAAAGACATCGCTGATAAGAAGAAAGAGATTAGCGATCGCGACCTAGAAGCTATTGTCAACGATGAAACGCTGCAAGTAGCCGAACACTTCAAAGCTGAGCTGATCCAGGTTTCTTGCGGCAGTAATGCTCAACCTACTGCTACCATCACTATCCGTATGCCTGACGGACAAGAGCTAACCGACGCATCTATCGGCACCGGCCCCGTTGATGCTATCTATCGTGCTATCAACCGCATTGTAGATATTCCTAACGATCTAATCGAATATTCAGTTCAATCAGTCACAGCCGGCATCGATGCTATGGGAGAGGTCACTATTCGTCTGCGCCACGACGAGAGAATTTACTCTGGTCACGCGGCGAATACAGATATCGTTGTTGCCTCTGCCTACGCTTATATCAACGCACTTAATCGATTATATACAGCCATTCAAACAGGCGTTAGCGTCCATCCTCAGCGGGGAAAAGTACCGGCAGGAACAGGGGTTTAG
- a CDS encoding phosphoribosyltransferase has translation MSDLQVPTPQPPNIQPSGSQTSNLQNSDLQPSDLYVTWSDYHRSIEQLALMVHRSGWQFNQIVCLAKGGLRIGDILCRMSNQPLAILSTASYGGEGNRTRGSLTFSKDLSMTTANLGSRILLVDDLVDSGQSLKRSISWLQHRYGFYIDEIRTAVLWHKDCSVIEPDYAVHYLQSNPWIHQPFEKYEDMDWNLLAQSLVQNAEVAKTAAVTD, from the coding sequence ATGTCAGATCTCCAAGTCCCTACTCCTCAACCTCCAAACATTCAACCCTCAGGCTCTCAGACCTCAAACCTTCAGAACTCAGATCTTCAACCCTCAGATCTCTACGTAACTTGGTCAGATTACCATCGAAGCATCGAACAATTGGCATTGATGGTACACCGCTCTGGTTGGCAGTTTAATCAGATTGTCTGTCTTGCTAAAGGCGGTCTACGTATTGGCGATATTCTTTGCCGTATGTCCAATCAGCCACTGGCAATTCTTTCAACCGCCTCCTACGGAGGCGAGGGCAATCGAACTCGCGGCTCGCTTACCTTCTCTAAAGACCTAAGCATGACAACAGCCAATTTGGGATCACGCATTTTACTAGTCGACGATCTCGTTGATTCTGGTCAGAGTCTAAAACGTAGTATCTCTTGGTTACAGCACAGATACGGTTTTTACATTGATGAGATCCGCACTGCCGTTCTCTGGCACAAAGATTGTTCGGTAATTGAACCTGACTACGCTGTTCATTACCTACAGAGCAATCCTTGGATTCATCAGCCTTTCGAAAAGTATGAGGACATGGACTGGAACCTATTAGCTCAAAGCTTAGTCCAGAATGCTGAGGTCGCGAAGACGGCTGCGGTAACTGACTAA
- a CDS encoding ester cyclase, with translation MFYDLLTVQNRALVLRFYKAFDDRHLQTGLSLLSPDLVAHMAGIEKPLTQSEFAALGTQVYNAFPDGRHHFSQTVARKDKVTTCGIFTGTHLGSFKGIPATGKNVSFSIMHIDRVSHSKIVEHWGLGDSLSMLQQLGIKVVPGPNVLIKMGLKAGKTLTDDTFERLRSITQPDHYPQLPEY, from the coding sequence ATGTTTTACGACCTACTGACCGTTCAAAATAGAGCACTAGTCTTACGCTTCTACAAAGCCTTTGACGACCGTCATTTGCAAACTGGCCTTTCTTTGTTGTCGCCAGATCTAGTCGCGCATATGGCTGGAATAGAAAAACCCCTCACACAGTCTGAATTTGCCGCGCTTGGCACGCAAGTGTATAACGCTTTTCCAGATGGTCGTCATCATTTTAGTCAAACCGTTGCCCGCAAAGACAAGGTTACTACCTGTGGCATATTCACGGGCACCCACCTTGGCAGCTTTAAAGGAATTCCTGCTACGGGTAAGAACGTGAGCTTTAGCATCATGCATATTGATCGCGTCAGCCATAGCAAAATCGTTGAGCACTGGGGACTAGGTGATAGTCTCTCTATGCTTCAACAGCTTGGGATAAAAGTTGTCCCTGGTCCTAATGTGTTGATAAAAATGGGTCTAAAGGCTGGCAAGACTCTAACAGATGACACATTCGAGCGGTTGCGCTCAATCACACAGCCGGATCACTACCCCCAGCTACCTGAGTACTAG
- a CDS encoding D-alanyl-D-alanine carboxypeptidase family protein produces the protein MPLCYTLNPVTQSQPAAVSKLPVDPSSNEIPVARRESVEVSLAEVESADLQHKSSSRAMLLSLVLVSFAGLGGVAVWQKERTFLYINTAATYSQKTILRWKEGVSKSTGNRANQGNQADQLGESTDHVASLPVDATGDSSELADKSIGTLIEDPTTTASSRQPDRLLNHRRYDVADIGQLVPLSSGSDILLQPEAQAKLSAMLADANASGVRLGVISGFRTIEDQNYLYFDVKAERGESAKVRAEVSAPPGYSEHHTGYAVDFVDQSQPDTFLEESFETTPAYKWLVANAPFYNFEMSFPKDNGAVTYEPWHWRYVGNQESLELFYR, from the coding sequence GTGCCTCTATGCTATACACTAAACCCCGTCACTCAAAGCCAACCTGCTGCTGTGAGTAAGCTACCTGTCGATCCATCCTCCAACGAGATTCCTGTTGCTCGTCGAGAATCAGTAGAAGTTTCGCTAGCAGAGGTCGAAAGCGCCGACCTTCAGCATAAGTCATCTAGTAGAGCCATGCTGCTTTCACTGGTCCTTGTGAGCTTTGCAGGACTAGGGGGGGTTGCGGTTTGGCAGAAAGAACGGACCTTTCTCTATATCAACACTGCGGCTACCTATAGCCAAAAGACGATTCTGCGGTGGAAAGAGGGTGTTAGCAAATCTACAGGCAACCGCGCCAATCAGGGTAACCAAGCCGATCAGTTAGGAGAGAGCACTGATCATGTGGCCAGTCTACCTGTTGATGCAACAGGCGATTCAAGTGAACTAGCAGACAAGTCGATCGGAACCTTGATAGAGGACCCAACAACGACAGCTAGCAGTCGCCAGCCTGATCGGCTGCTCAATCATCGCCGTTACGACGTTGCTGATATCGGCCAGTTAGTGCCCCTATCGTCAGGTAGCGACATCCTTCTTCAGCCAGAAGCACAGGCTAAGCTCAGTGCGATGCTCGCTGATGCCAACGCCAGCGGCGTACGATTAGGGGTTATCTCCGGTTTCCGGACAATAGAAGACCAAAACTATCTCTATTTTGATGTAAAGGCTGAGCGTGGCGAAAGTGCTAAAGTCCGCGCTGAGGTTAGTGCTCCCCCAGGGTACAGCGAGCACCATACAGGCTACGCTGTTGACTTTGTTGACCAGAGCCAACCAGATACTTTTTTAGAAGAAAGCTTCGAGACGACGCCAGCCTACAAATGGCTAGTAGCCAATGCACCGTTCTACAATTTTGAGATGTCCTTTCCCAAAGATAATGGCGCCGTAACCTATGAGCCCTGGCACTGGCGATACGTAGGTAACCAAGAAAGTCTAGAATTGTTCTATAGATAG
- a CDS encoding MFS transporter — MANLEPQPQATVNYPLPKLTLPVKLAYGAGDIGAGLTSQFLSFFLLIFLTDVVGMRPVVAGSVLAVGKVWDAVNDPLVGLFSDRINTRWGRRYPWMFLTAIPFGLSYCLIWIVPGFEKEWMSFWYYVAITSIFQLFFTTTNLPYSTLTAEMTQDYDERTSLTSFRLSSSIIGGLSILIAAGVLSAVIEDEGQRYLLLGILGGVISIVTLYLCIFGTYGYMLKKATAAGMALGDIAEEEPESFAQQLKVVVRNRPYLFVVGIYLFSWLALQITAAVIPFYGKYWMDVDGSLLALIVQGVAIAMMFVCAALSKRIGKKNLYFLGSGIWILVQVALFFLQPGQTGILFGLCALAGFGVATAYVVPWSILPDVIELDELKTGRRREGTFYAFMTLLQKIGLALGIYLVGLALEVSGFDQNLAEQSESALRAIRFFAGPVPLVLLICGMVLVYFYPLTREMHAEIMLKLAERKRLEKQEGA; from the coding sequence ATGGCCAACTTAGAGCCACAGCCACAGGCGACGGTGAACTATCCGTTGCCTAAACTAACGCTACCAGTAAAGTTAGCTTATGGCGCAGGTGATATAGGCGCAGGGCTAACATCTCAGTTTCTATCTTTTTTTCTACTGATTTTTTTAACAGATGTGGTAGGGATGCGCCCTGTTGTGGCAGGTTCTGTGCTGGCGGTTGGTAAGGTATGGGATGCTGTTAACGATCCACTGGTGGGGTTGTTTAGCGATCGCATCAACACTCGCTGGGGCCGCCGATACCCGTGGATGTTCTTAACTGCGATTCCTTTTGGCCTATCCTACTGCTTGATTTGGATAGTACCGGGGTTTGAGAAAGAGTGGATGAGCTTTTGGTACTACGTGGCCATCACCTCGATTTTTCAGCTGTTCTTTACTACCACTAACCTGCCGTACAGCACACTGACCGCAGAAATGACGCAGGATTACGACGAGCGCACCTCGCTAACTTCTTTCCGGCTATCTTCTTCTATTATCGGGGGTCTATCGATCCTAATTGCAGCGGGTGTCCTCTCTGCGGTGATCGAAGACGAAGGCCAAAGATACCTCTTGCTTGGGATATTGGGGGGTGTCATTTCAATTGTGACTTTGTACCTGTGTATCTTTGGCACCTATGGCTACATGCTTAAGAAAGCAACGGCAGCCGGTATGGCGCTAGGCGATATAGCAGAAGAAGAACCAGAGTCTTTTGCACAGCAGCTAAAAGTGGTTGTTCGCAATCGACCTTATTTGTTTGTGGTAGGAATCTATCTATTTTCTTGGCTAGCGCTACAGATCACAGCAGCGGTAATTCCGTTTTATGGCAAGTATTGGATGGATGTAGATGGTAGCCTGCTAGCGCTGATAGTGCAGGGGGTGGCGATCGCGATGATGTTTGTCTGCGCCGCGTTGAGCAAGCGTATCGGTAAGAAAAACCTGTATTTTTTAGGATCGGGAATTTGGATTCTGGTGCAGGTGGCCCTGTTCTTCTTGCAACCAGGACAGACAGGCATTTTGTTCGGACTATGTGCGCTCGCAGGTTTTGGAGTTGCGACAGCATACGTCGTCCCATGGTCTATCTTGCCGGATGTGATTGAGCTAGACGAACTGAAAACCGGACGTCGCCGAGAAGGAACGTTCTATGCTTTTATGACGCTGCTACAGAAGATTGGTCTAGCCTTAGGTATCTACCTGGTAGGTCTAGCGCTAGAAGTCTCTGGCTTCGATCAGAACTTGGCTGAACAGTCCGAATCAGCGCTAAGAGCTATTCGCTTCTTTGCCGGTCCAGTACCACTAGTTCTACTTATTTGTGGCATGGTGCTGGTGTATTTCTATCCTTTGACAAGGGAGATGCACGCAGAAATTATGTTGAAATTAGCTGAGCGCAAGCGACTAGAGAAGCAAGAAGGCGCCTAA
- a CDS encoding phycobilisome rod-core linker polypeptide, which produces MSVSLPLLSYPVSSQNQRVPGFEVPGDEQPYQYSTDRLLSGQELDNLILAAYRRIFNEQQVLASTRERSLESQLAGKQITVRDFIKGLLLSDTFRRRNYECNNNYRFVQMCIQRVLGRDVYDNREKLAWSTVLATKGLEGFVTELLESDEYLDNFGLDTVPYQRRRILAQHTTGELPFERMPRYGQDYLAQLEALGNDFSSDRQVVEAPYLRPSATVLQIAGWLTKAGGVALAALVLAVVLSWFGWISL; this is translated from the coding sequence ATGTCTGTGTCTTTGCCGTTGCTAAGCTATCCTGTTTCTAGTCAGAATCAGAGAGTGCCAGGGTTTGAAGTGCCTGGTGATGAACAACCTTATCAGTATTCAACTGATCGGCTGCTCTCAGGTCAGGAACTAGACAACCTAATTTTGGCTGCCTACCGTCGTATCTTCAACGAACAGCAGGTATTAGCCAGTACCCGAGAGCGTTCTCTTGAATCTCAGCTTGCGGGTAAACAAATTACGGTTAGAGATTTTATCAAGGGATTATTACTCTCTGATACATTCCGTCGCCGGAATTACGAGTGCAACAATAACTATCGCTTTGTGCAAATGTGCATTCAGCGGGTGCTAGGTCGCGATGTGTACGACAATCGCGAAAAGTTAGCTTGGTCTACGGTGCTGGCAACAAAGGGATTAGAAGGCTTTGTTACAGAACTATTAGAAAGCGATGAATACTTAGATAACTTCGGGCTAGACACCGTACCTTATCAACGACGGCGTATACTCGCTCAGCATACAACTGGTGAGCTTCCTTTCGAGCGGATGCCCCGCTATGGCCAAGATTATCTAGCTCAACTAGAGGCGTTGGGCAATGACTTCTCAAGCGATCGCCAGGTTGTAGAAGCACCCTATCTGCGTCCATCGGCAACTGTTCTACAGATTGCCGGCTGGTTGACAAAAGCAGGTGGGGTGGCGCTAGCAGCTCTCGTGCTGGCGGTTGTACTTTCTTGGTTTGGCTGGATCAGTCTCTAA
- a CDS encoding aromatic amino acid transport family protein, giving the protein MTLFSNLEPSGTRLKHRPGSVFDSATLIAGTTVGAGILALPLVTTPAGLLPSTVLMILSWLYMLISGLLIAEANLQVMQRLGRSQVGLLATIQNSLGRRGAIASGAVYIFIHYALLVAYVSRGGSILTAALKNSSLSFSIPTLSTAWMGHLLFVLIFGGILFWGSERFVTGLNNILVAVVIASFMRLLWLTVEKVEISRWANQHWDAAGAIIPVLFVAFVYQNVVPVVTHQLEGDKRRARWAIVLGSLVPLVMFAIWNAVILGSVDWRGGWLDGLEPTELLRGGLGRPGIRTAASVFSEFAIATSFIGFALGLFSVFEDVFRDFRPSSLILRKVLFYTLILLPPLALSALNPNIF; this is encoded by the coding sequence ATGACTCTTTTTTCAAACTTAGAACCTAGCGGCACCCGACTAAAACACAGACCAGGCAGCGTATTCGATAGTGCTACTTTGATCGCCGGAACAACAGTCGGAGCGGGCATTCTGGCATTACCGCTGGTGACTACCCCTGCAGGGCTGCTGCCTTCGACTGTGTTGATGATACTATCGTGGCTGTATATGCTGATCTCTGGCCTGCTAATTGCAGAAGCCAACCTGCAGGTTATGCAGCGGCTGGGTCGATCTCAAGTAGGTCTTTTAGCAACGATTCAAAATAGCTTAGGTCGGCGTGGTGCGATCGCCTCTGGAGCCGTCTATATCTTCATTCACTACGCGCTGCTTGTGGCCTATGTCTCTAGGGGTGGCAGCATTCTCACCGCCGCGCTGAAAAATTCGTCCTTGTCCTTTTCGATTCCTACACTTTCGACTGCCTGGATGGGTCATCTTCTTTTCGTCTTGATTTTTGGTGGCATTCTCTTTTGGGGAAGTGAGCGCTTTGTCACTGGATTGAACAATATCTTGGTGGCGGTTGTCATAGCCTCTTTTATGCGGCTGCTGTGGCTGACCGTAGAGAAAGTGGAGATTTCACGCTGGGCCAATCAGCATTGGGATGCGGCAGGCGCTATCATTCCGGTGCTGTTTGTCGCTTTTGTCTATCAAAATGTGGTGCCCGTTGTCACTCATCAGCTAGAAGGAGACAAACGGCGAGCGCGATGGGCAATTGTCTTGGGCTCTCTGGTACCACTGGTGATGTTTGCCATCTGGAACGCGGTGATTCTAGGCAGTGTAGACTGGCGAGGCGGATGGCTAGACGGGCTAGAGCCGACTGAATTGCTAAGAGGCGGCCTCGGTCGACCCGGGATACGGACGGCAGCGTCAGTATTTTCCGAATTTGCGATCGCGACTTCTTTTATTGGGTTTGCGCTAGGTCTATTCAGTGTCTTTGAAGATGTTTTCAGAGACTTTAGGCCCAGTAGTCTTATCCTAAGAAAAGTGTTGTTTTATACCCTGATTCTGCTGCCGCCACTTGCGCTATCGGCTCTCAATCCGAATATTTTTTGA
- a CDS encoding DUF4399 domain-containing protein codes for MSLGIAVPSAIAAPSHAPAEAKAYIISPADGQTVSPEFTVKFGLSGMGVAPAGIDKPGTGHHHLLIDVDKLPSLEDPLPSTTQIKHFGGGQTETTLELPPGEHTLQLLLGNYSHIPHDNPVLSEKIEVTVE; via the coding sequence ATGAGTTTAGGTATAGCTGTGCCTAGCGCGATTGCCGCACCTTCGCATGCACCCGCCGAGGCAAAAGCCTACATCATTTCTCCGGCTGACGGTCAAACCGTCTCTCCAGAATTCACGGTTAAGTTCGGACTCTCTGGTATGGGCGTTGCTCCTGCTGGCATTGACAAACCGGGCACTGGGCATCACCATCTGTTGATTGACGTAGACAAGCTACCTAGTTTAGAAGATCCTTTACCATCGACCACGCAGATCAAACACTTTGGTGGTGGACAAACAGAAACAACCCTCGAGCTGCCTCCTGGTGAGCATACGCTTCAGTTGCTACTAGGCAATTACAGCCATATACCCCACGACAACCCGGTTCTCTCAGAGAAAATCGAGGTTACAGTGGAATAG